The proteins below are encoded in one region of Ostrea edulis chromosome 3, xbOstEdul1.1, whole genome shotgun sequence:
- the LOC125677101 gene encoding scavenger receptor class F member 2-like, with protein sequence MNWVLRFALMTFYFFGADSRGLCDNREHGCCSGQVWNETLEICTDCTAGYTGRFCDIRCQYPYYGMQCLLTCNPPHSRDHYDFKTGCVHKEFTVLFTSPATDYSTVMQRTDSDNSTTKPIGNCVLI encoded by the exons ATGAATTGGGTACTAAGGTTTGCACTTATGACTTTTTATTTCTTTGGTGCAGATTCCAGAGGACTGTGTGATAACAG AGAGCATGGATGTTGTTCAGGTCAAGTGTGGAACGAAACGCTGGAAATATGTACAG ATTGTACAGCAGGATACACAGGCAGGTTCTGCGATATCAGATGTCAATATCCTTACTATGGAATGCAGTGTCTTCTAACGTGTAATCCTCCCCACAGTAGAGACCACTATGATTTCAAAACAGGGTGTGTTCACAAAG AATTCACAGTACTCTTTACATCACCAGCAACGGATTACTCAACGGTAATGCAAAGAACAGACTCAGATAATTCTACGACTAAACCAATAGGTAATTGTGTTCTTATCTAA